GGCTGCTATGGAAAAAAATGCTATGGATTTAGAGGACGCTATGTTCCGACTAAAGTCATTTTTAAGAATGAAAGATGATAGCCGTTTAAACCTAGTTATTCCTTCTCCAAGTTTTTTCGAAAAAGTAGATAGAGAGATGGCTTTAGAAAAAGCGTTAAAGAATTCCTCTACGATTTTGGAGTTTGAAAGAAGATTATTGGAGGCCCAGTCAGGTGTGAGTGCAGCTAAGGCTTATGGTTTTAATGCTAACTTGTCCTTGATTTTTGGAATCAATGGATCTTCAACAGTTTTTGATCAGGTATATCAGGATCCATTGCAGCAACAACAGCTTTCACTAGGCCTCCATATTCCTATTTTAGATTGGGGTAGGAGAAAAGGTCAAGTTAGGATAGCGCAAAGTAATGAGGAGCTTGCTAAAACTTCAGTAGAGCAAGAAAGAGTAGATTTCTCTCAATCCATATTTTTAGAAGTAGGGGAGTTTAATATTCAGCAAAATCAGTTGATTATTGCAGCAAAAAGCGATACCATAGCTCAGAAGAGTTTTGTTGTTTCTAAAAACAGATATTTGATTGGAAAGATTGGAGTGACAGATTTAAATATTGCACAAAAAGAAACAGATCAAGCCAAGGTTGGCTATATAGGAGCATTAAGAACTTATTGGTATAATTATTTTAGATTAAGACGATCTACTTTATTTGACTTTCAATCAGGTATTGATTTGGATGTTTCCTACGAAGATATTTACGAGGATTAATGCTCTGGATTAGATTTAGCCGGATTCAGCTTTGTGTACGCTTTTTCAGCAGCCAGTTTTTCAGCACCTTTAATGGAGTAGTCTCTGGCTTTTGACATGGATTTACCATTAATAATGGCTTCTACCTCAAACTGCTTTCTGTAGCCAGTACCTATTTCTTGAATGACATTGTATTCCAATTCCATCTTTTTCTTTTGACAATATTCTAAAAGGGTACTTTTGTGATTCATTTCCGCTTTAACTAATTCCTCCAAATCAAAGTGGACGGCTATCACTCTGTTGATCATGATATGGTGGGTGAAATCGTATCCCTTGTCTAAGAATAAAGCCCCAACCATGGCTTCAAATGCATCACCATTGATAGAGCGGAAGTGTTTGTTATTGTCTTTGTCTACTTGAATTAACTTGTCTATCCCAAGCTTCTGAGAAAGTTTATTCAAACTGGCTCTACTCACGATTTTTGAGCGCATATCTGTTAAGAAGCCCTCATCTTTAATCGGATATTTTTTAAACAAGTAGTCTGCTACTATGGCGCCGAGTATGGCGTCACCAAGGTATTCTAACCTTTCATTACTGATCTTTACGCCTTCAGTTATTTCTTTAGCAACAGAGCGGTGACGTAAAGCTAGTTTATACAAAAAAATATTTCCGGGATAAAACCCGAAAATATTTTTTATAGAATGATAAAATTCTTTATCAGTCGAAATATGTATCTTGAT
Above is a window of Lentimicrobium sp. L6 DNA encoding:
- a CDS encoding TolC family protein, encoding MKKYIFFVLSFAFAFSSQAQDKILTLENVLNIAKEQSPAAQIAKHSFRASYWQYRFYKAEQLPTLDFDGVIPNIQNRISQETTAGVSYYAKQNSILYRGGLSLNQAIPWTGGNVFVSSGLEHTINYLTDTTTRQYLSTPINIGLNQPLFQFNQYKWDRKIEPIKYEVAKKKYLEAVEGVSIDAITYFFRLLTAQVDYKIAEINVMNYDTLYKVAKGRYNLGRIGEDEVLQMELSLLKSQAAMEKNAMDLEDAMFRLKSFLRMKDDSRLNLVIPSPSFFEKVDREMALEKALKNSSTILEFERRLLEAQSGVSAAKAYGFNANLSLIFGINGSSTVFDQVYQDPLQQQQLSLGLHIPILDWGRRKGQVRIAQSNEELAKTSVEQERVDFSQSIFLEVGEFNIQQNQLIIAAKSDTIAQKSFVVSKNRYLIGKIGVTDLNIAQKETDQAKVGYIGALRTYWYNYFRLRRSTLFDFQSGIDLDVSYEDIYED
- the rnc gene encoding ribonuclease III, with product MIGQFIKRIKIHISTDKEFYHSIKNIFGFYPGNIFLYKLALRHRSVAKEITEGVKISNERLEYLGDAILGAIVADYLFKKYPIKDEGFLTDMRSKIVSRASLNKLSQKLGIDKLIQVDKDNNKHFRSINGDAFEAMVGALFLDKGYDFTHHIMINRVIAVHFDLEELVKAEMNHKSTLLEYCQKKKMELEYNVIQEIGTGYRKQFEVEAIINGKSMSKARDYSIKGAEKLAAEKAYTKLNPAKSNPEH